The following DNA comes from Mucilaginibacter jinjuensis.
ACTGGGTATCCTGGCTGAAATTAACGTGCGTACCTACTTCGAATCGCAAAACAAAAAAACCTACCAGGTTCGTAAAATATATTCTGCGGGTAAAATTATTAAGCCGGCTATTGTCAGCGCTTAAAGAGTTTTCTCTCTCTTAAAAAAGGTCCGGCACAAATGTGCCGGACCTTTTTTGTTTGTAAACTTTCTTATTCCGCATCTTGTCATTCAGAGCGCCAGCGAAGAATCTTCTTCAATAAATAGTCTTGAACCAGAATTTACTGAATTAAGGAATTAACAGAATAAATTCAGGGCGCCGGAGATTCTCCATTACTTTCAGAATGACAAAATCGGTTCGATAGATACGTTGCTGAAGTACTCGAAACGTGTACACAAAGACTGCTGCAATATTTTAGCAAGTGCCTATTTAACCTCTCACTTAATCTAAATAAATACATTAATTGAAATACACAAGTAATTGATAAACAATTATAATTAACTATAGATTAACAATAATTTTCATTTAAAAATTCGCCATAAAACACAAAAAGGCCCGACTAATAGACGGGCCTCTCCTTTTAATAAAAGAAATATTATTTAGCAGGAGTCTTTGTTGTATCCCTCTTCACTGTATCGGTCTTAACAGAATCAGTAGCCGGAGCGCTCATTTTAGTGGAGTCCATTTTGGTACTGTCTGAACTGCTGCTTGCCGATTTTTCGGAACTACAACCTACCGCCATAGTACCTGCAAATATTGTCGCTAAAGCGAATTTTAAAATGTTCTTTTTCATAGTTATTGAATTAAACTGTTAATCAATCAGATGCATACTATTAACGCCGGCATTAATCAAATGTTTGGATTTATTAATTGGTGATTAATCTTTTGTCATCCAGAGCGATAGCGATGGATCTTCTACGCTCTGTATTACCGTCGTGTATTACCGCAGAAGATTCTTCACTGCGTTCTGAATGACAAAAGCAAAATGGACATCTCTAATGTGCATAAATAATTACCCTTCCCTATTTCAACAATAAGTCATTATACTGATATTCGGCTTATGGCTATCACGGCTTCTTTACTTAAATGGGGACTGCGGTTTTATCCCCCGCTTTTGTTTCAGCGTATCTGGGTGGTTAATATCTCTAAAGATTTTAAAAGCACTACGGTAAAGGTTAACAAGAGTCTGTTTAACATCAATTATAATCAGGCCATCTTTGGCGGAACATTGTTTTGCGCTGCCGACCCCTTCCATCCCATCATGATGCACCAGGTATTGATTAACAAGGGATATAAGGTTATTGTATGGAGTAAGTCGGCCCAAATCAATTTTTTAAAACCGGGTAGCACCGACCTGCGTTTTACAGCTACACTTACGGATGACGACATTGCCGAAGCCGAAAATATTATTAACACCGAGGGAAAATACACGCGTATTTTCAACATAGAATTTTACAATAAAGTGGGCGAAGTTTGCGTAACAGTAAACAACGAAGTTTACATTCGTAATCTAAACTTTACCGAAAAACCTGCATAAAATCTACAAAGTAATGGTGACTGACGAACTAATAAACAACTGCATACAAAATGGATACAGTATTTCAACAGACAAACAATTACTTGATGTAGATTCCGTATATTACCTGTTAGTCAATGAATCATACTGGGCAAAAGGCATGCCCGAAGATGTTTTCAAACGCGCAGTAGATAATTCAATATGCTTCGGCATTTATAAAGATAATGTTACAGTAGGTTTTGCGCGGGTAATTAGCGACAAGGCTACATTTGCTTATATCTGCGATGTATTTATCAGTGAAGAACACCGTGGGCATGGCTTGGGTAAATGGCTGATACATACCATCAAAAGCTATCCCGAATTGCAGGGGTTGCGCAGATGGTCGTTAGCTACCAAAGACGCACATAGCCTGTACGAACAGTTTGGTTTTGTGCCATTGGCCGATCCAAATACTTGGATGGAGATTAAAACACCTTACATTACACCATAACACAACGAGGGGCATGAACATTAAGAGACTGATACTGGAAGGTGAAACCGTAACACAAGATTTTAAGAAAACCATAACCAGCTGCGAAAAGATAGCTAAAACTATGGTGTCTTTCGCCAACAACAAGGGCGGACGTTTGCTTATTGGTGTTGCTGATGACGGTACCATTAAGGGTGTAAAAGACGAAGAAGAAGAACGCTACATGATTACTAAAGCGGCTCACTTTTTTGCCAAACCAGCACTGGAACCCAATTTCGAAGAGGTTTATGTTGACGATAAGTTAGTTCTGATTGTAGAAATACCCGAAAGCGACCTTAAACCCCACTATGCCCTGGGCGATGATGGCAAATGGTGGGTATACGTACGCGTGAAAGACAAAAGCGTATTGGCCAGCAAAATTGTAGTTGATGTGCTGAAGCGCTCCAATGATGATAAAGGCGTATTGATCGAATATTCTACCAAAGAAAAAGCCTTGCTCGAATACCTGGAAACGCACGACCGTATTACTGTAAAGGAATACTGTACATTATTAAACCTGAGCCGCCGCCGTGCCCAGCGCATCATGGTTGATCTCGTATTATCCGGTGTTATACGTGTGCATACTACCGAGAAAGAAGAGTTTTACACAGCGGCATAAGATCAAACTCAAAAACCCTATTTTTGACGGCCAATACTAACCGCCGTTATGCAACAATTTTTAGCCAAATACAAACCCCATTACCGGGACAACCTTAAACTGGCTATTCCGGTGGTAATCTCGCAATTGGGGCATATTCTCGTACAAACTTCCGATAGCATTATTGTGGGCCACTTTGCAGGTACAGTGGCTTTGGCGGCAGTATCACTGGTTAATGCCATGTTTATGATTGTTATGGTAATTGGCCTGGGTATGTCTTATGCCTTAACACCACTCATCGCACAGCAAAACGGCAAACAGGATTTTCACGAATGCGGTAAACTACTGGCCAATAGTTTACTGGTAAACATCATCAGTAGTGTGATACTATTTCTGTTGATCTACTTCGGTGCGGTATTAATGTTAAACCACTTGGATCAATCTGCCGATGTAATTGCACAGGCGAAACCGTTCCTGCTTTTATTAGGCATCTCCGTAATCCCTATGATGTTGTTTACAACCTTTAAGCAATTTGCAGAAGGGCTTGGCTTCACCAAGCAGGCCATGAAGATTTCGATATGGGGTAATGTGTTGAATATCATTCTGGGCATCACATTTGTAAAAGGCCTGTTCGGCATTCATCCTATGGGGATCCGCGGTGTGGGCTACAGTACCTTGATCGACCGTACCATGATGGCCATTATCATGTCGTTTTACGTATTGCGCTCTGCACGTTTTAAAGCCTATTTAAAAGGTTTTATTTTAGAGAGCATCAGCAAATCGCGCATTAAACAATTAATTAAAATTGGTGCACCTGTGGCTATGCAATACACCTTTGAGGTTAGCGCATTTGGCGGCGCTGCTATTATTATTGGTACTATGGGTGCTGTACCGCAGGCCGCGCACCAGATAGCACTTAATATGGCCTCTATTACTTACATGATGGCAAGTGGTGTATCAGCAGCGGCAGCCATTAAGTCGGGCAATTTTTTTGGAGGTAAACGCTTTGACGATCTCCGGCATTCGGCCATTGCGAGTTACCATGTGGTATTGGTTTTCATGTCGATAACTGCATTGATTTTCACCATATTTCACAACTGGTTACCGTGGATATATACTTCAGATGAAAATGTAATAGCTATTGCAGCACAACTACTTATCTTGGCAGCAATATTCCAATTATTTGATGGCGCACAAGTAATTGGCTTGGGTGTATTACGTGGTATGGGCGATGTAAACGTCCCTACCCTAATTACCTTTTTGGCCTACTGGGTTTTAGGCATCCCGGTTGGGTATGTACTTGGCGTACATTTTCATTTAGGGGTTATGGGTGTTTGGTATGGGTTGGTGCTGGGGTTGTTGACTGCTTCCGTTTTACTTTATTTGAGGTTTAGTAATATTAGTAAGAAGCACGCTTATACCCATACCGCATAACCCGCTGCCGTCATGCTGAACTTGTTTCAGCACCCCACTTGCTAAGCGGATATGCAAAGTTTGCTACCTGTCCTGTGGGATGCCGAAACAAGTTCGGCATGACGGATTAATTTATTTCTCTCAGAAATACAGATCAATCGCTACTCTGTAAGTATTACAGTGTGCCTCCACAATATCCTTAATATCCGTAGAGTAACCACCTCCCATACTTACCTGTACCGGGATATTATTTAGCTTACATTGTTCCAGCACAAACTGATCACGGGCTTTGCAGGCTTCTTTGGATACTTTGAGTTTGCCCAGTTTATCGGTAGCGAGGATGTCTACCCCTGCCAGATAAAATATAAAATCGGGCTTTTGCTGCGCGATGAGTTTAGGCAGGGTTTTGGTGAGGATCTCGAGAAATTCTTCATCGCCGGTATCATCCGGCAATGGTATATCCAGATCTGATCTTTCTTTCCTGAATGGGAAATTCTTATCACCATGCATCGAGAAAGTAAACACCGCTGGGTTATGCTCGAAGATTTGCGTCGTACCATTACCTTGGTGCACATCTAAATCAACAATCAATATAGATTGCGCTAAACCTTTCTTTAGCAAATAATTAGCGGCTATCGCCTGATCATTTAACAAACAAAACCCTTCGCCCCAGTTACTGCCGGCATGATGGGTGCCACCAGCTATATTAAAAGCGATGCCGTATTCAAAAGCATAATGGCAACCATCTATAGTTCCCTGCGCAATTCTTAACTCACGCTCTACTAAACGGGCTGAGAGCGGGAAACCGGTGCGGCGCTGATCTTTGGGTGATAAAGTTAAATCGCGTAGCTGCTCCCAATAAGTTTGTTCGTGCGTCCAGAGCACAATTTCTTCGGATACCGGATCGGGGGAAAACAAGTTCTCCTGACTGATAATACCTTCATGCAGCAATTGCCCCGGTATCAGCTCATACTTCAGCATCGGGAAGCGGTGGGCTTCCGGTAATGGGTGAGCGTATATCGGGTCGAAGGCTATCTTCAGCATTATTGCTTTACTACCTGTTTAACAGCTTCTAACAGGTATTTAGCAGCCTGGTAAACATCCTCGAAACTGTTATACAACGGCACCGGGCTAATACGGATCACATCCGGTTCGCGCCAGTCGCCAATTACACCATTGCTTACCAGGTAATCGAAAATAGCCTTGCCATCACTTTTGCAGATGATAGAAAGCTGACTGCCCCGCTCCTGTTGATTAGCCGGTGTGATGATCTTAAAATGCTCGTAGCCAATTTCCTTATTTACTTCATTAATCAGATACTCGAGATATGCGGTCAATTGAATGCTCTTTTTATTCAAAGCTTCTATGCTGCCTGCTTTTTCAAACAACTGTAACGACGCGTTCAACGAAGCCATCAATAAAATTGGGCTTGTACTCACCTGCCATCCTTCGGCACCAATTTCTGGTTGAAAGCCTTGCGTCATTTTAAAGCGGGTATCTAATCTGTAGCCCCACCAACCGGCAAAACGATCGAGCGTATCATCGTTATGATGTTTCTCGTGCACAAAAATGCCACTAATGCCACCCGGGCCAGAGTTCATGTATTTATACGAACACCAACAGGCAAAATCGGCGCCCCATTCATGTAATTTCAATGGCACATTGCCTGCAGCATGTGCCAGATCAAACCCCACATAAGCGCCTGCCTTGTGCCCGGCTTCTGCAATGGCCTTCAAGTCAAACAGTTGGCCTGTATAGTAATTTATACCTGCAAAAAGCACTAAAGCTATTTCATCGGCATTAGCTTCGATCTGGGCTAATATATCGTCGGTACGTAATATGTATTCACCTTCGCGTGGAAACAGTTCTATAACGGCATCTGATGGGTCGAAACCATGGAACTTAACCTGGCTCTCTACCGCATATTGATCGGACGGAAAAGCACCTGCCTCCATTAATATTTTATATCGTTTACCTGCTGGTTTATAGAAACTCACCATCAGCAAATGCAGATTCACGGTTAATGAGTTCATAACAGCAATCTCATTCTCTTGCGCACCTACAATCTTAGCCAGCGGGCTAATCAGCTGCTTATGATATTGCAGCCAGGGTTCATTGCCTTCAAACCAACCCTCTACCCCTAAATTCCTCCAGGCGGCCAATTGGTTGGCTATGACACTTTCGGTACTTTTAGGCTGGAGCCCGAGTGAGTTGCCACAAAGGTATATGGCATTATTACCCTCATGCTGTGGGATATGAAACTCATCGCGGAAACTATGGAATTGATCGTTCGCATCCAGTGATTGTGCAAACGCCTGGCTATTTTCAAAATTCATTGGGTCAATATTACAAAAAAGGCAGATGTTCATCCGCCTGTATTTTATAAATCCACCTCGTTATGCTCATCGCGTTCAAATTTTTTGCCTTTTATTGCCGCTTCAATCCGTTTAAATAAGATCACAATCTCACTCCTGCTGGTATCCCAGTATTCGGCATGCTCAGTATCAATCCTTATCAGAGCAAGCTTGGGATCATCAAGACCCAATGGAAAAAAGAAATTTAACACAGGCGACCAAAGTTCCTGGATCTTAGCCCGGTCATCAGACACATACACGTGCCCGGTTATAGTTATATAGCTGTTACGTTCTGTATCTGCATAAGTAACCAATACTTTGTTCTCTATTGATATTTCGGCCATCTTGGTCGAAAACTGATTGGTGAAGAACCACAGGTTACCTTCAACATCCAGTTGAGCGGTACCCATCGGGCGGCTATGGAAACCTTCTGTGGCGCTGTAGGTAGTAAACATGGCAGTCTTAATCTTATCGATCATGCCGCGCAAACGTTCAATACCTTCAAGTCGTTTTAGTTCGTATTCGTATTCCATATTGTGATTGTATTTATTAATTATACAACCATAATATTTACTTTTAGTTTAAAATATTATCTATTTGGTTTACTTACGTAGTTATTTCCTTTAACGTAAAAACGATAAGGTAGTAAAGCATCGTCGCCCGCATAATCAACCCCAACACGGGGCATAGCAGCCACCTCGTCATCAGTAAATGTTAAACCCTGGTCTTCGAGCCATAAAGTATCGCTTTGCAAACTGATTCCATTAATCTTTCTCGATACGCCCAATGCTTTAGCCACAGATCCTGGCCCCATCGTGATGTTGGGTTTTATAACAGCCATATTGCGGCGGTACTGCATAATATCTAACCCAATTGTGGGGTTAATAGCGCGGATTAATATGGCATGCGGTTGGCCTTCTACAGAGGTAACAATATTCAGCATTTCGTGAATACCATAGCAGAGATATACATAAGCCACGCCACCCTGCATAAACATGGTTTGCGTACGTGGCGTTAAGCGGTTACCATAAGCATGCGATGCCTTATCAATAACGCCATTGTAGGCTTCGGTCTCCACAATATATCCGCCCGTAACCACTCCATCCAGTCGGCTGAATAGATATTTGCCGATCAAATCGCGGCTTAGTTTAACTACGTCGGTATCGAGGTAATAAGATTCTGGGAGTTTCATTTCTGCAGAATCTCCTTCAATAGCTGGTTAATTTGCTGCGCTTTATCAAAAACCATAATGTGTGTACCGCCATCGATAATGGTAGCGTCTTTAATTTTTTTATAGTTGAATACCATATCCTTATTGCCTGTAATATTGTAAACGTTTGGTACAAGGGTTTTGCTTTCCCAATTTAAAACAGCATGCATCGCCCAGCTAATAAACGTGGGCGATGAATTTTCGAGCATTGACCCAAACATGGCTCCATCCTCTTTACTCATTGTTCCAAAAACAGGTTTTATAAGCACACCAAGCGAAGTAAAAAACTTACCGGGAATGAGTTTATAAACAGGAAAATTGCGAAAGAAACTAAAATACCAGGGCGCTTCATCACTGGTTTTGATGCTTGAGATCAGGATAGCTTTACGCAACTTTACCTGTTTAGCTATTTCAATAGTAAGCATCCCACCCAAAGAGTCGCCCATTACAATGGCGTTTGGCTGCACACCATATTCAGCTACTAACTTACCGGCATACGTGGTTAAAGTATCACTGCTTTCCGGTTCTATCCAATGTATATGAACCACCTCGTAACCCGGCAATTCGATATGCTTGAATAAGCGATAGTCGGCACCGAGGCCAGAGATCAGGTAGATCTTATCCATTAAAAGCTACCAGCTTTACAATCTGCTCCAGGTATTTGGCATCAGTTTCGTCAAACTGGTCAAGCTCTTCGCTATCCACATCTAATACAGCCCAAACTTCACCATTATTAAATAATGGTAAAACAATCTCTGACCGTGACAACGAACTGCAGGCAATATGACCGGGGAAAGCATCAACATCGGGCACAACCAAAGTTTTAGCCTGCTCCCATGCTGCACCACAAACGCCTTTACCTTTGGCTATCCGTGTACAGGCAACCGGGCCCTGAAACGGGCCTAAAACCAGTTCGCCATTCTTCACCAGGTAAAAGCCTACCCAAAACCATTTAAACTGCTCTTTTAACGCAGCAGCCACGTTTGCCAGGTTTGCAACCAGGTCTGTTTCGCCATATAAAAGGCCTTCTATTTGTGGGATGAGCGATTGATATTGCTCAGCTTTATCAGTAGTATCGATAATTTTTAAATCCTCTGCCATTTGACAAAAGTATAACACAATTGCCTTAGTTTAATAAGCGAAATATCATATTTATTGGCTTACTTCGCCCTACCCATGTTAACCAGTATTACCATAATCCGTTACCGTAAGCCACTAATTCCTATAGCCCTGTTAGCTATGGCCATACACCGTTTACCTTTAAGTTTACGCAAGGGATGCACCTTTTGGAAACTGCTAGGCAGTGGCCGTAACGGCACCTTTGACCTTAAACCCGATTGGCAGCAATGGGGACTTTTAGCCGTTTGGAAAAGCCGTGAAGATTTCGATCAGTTTCAGAAAAAATCGTTTATAACAGGCTGGTGGAAGCTTTTTGCACAGGAAGGCTGGACTATACTTTTAGACCCCATTCAAAGCCACGGCAAATGGGATGGCAAACAGCCTTTTGGCAATGGTAATAATGCCGACTATAACGGCCCGGTTGCTGTATTAACCCGTGCCACCATTCGCACTCGTAGGTTAAAAAACTTTTGGTCGAACGTGGATGAAGTTGCTAATATTATGGCAACTGCCAAAGGCTACGTAACTTCGATAGGTATTGGCGAAGCACCTATTTACCGCCAGGCTACATTTTCGATCTGGGAAAGTGTGGATGATGTAAAAGCATTCGCCTACCGATCTCGCGAGCATGCCGAGGTGATTAAGAAAACCCGCAGCGAAGATTGGTACAGTGAAGAACTTTTCGCCCGTTTCAGGCCCATCGAATCATTTGGCACTTTGCATGATGCCGATCCTTTAAAAGGATTACTTAATTTTGTTGAACAATGAGAATTATTGCCGAACTACCGCACCCCGATTTTAAGATCTCGATTTTGAGCATGAACCAGAAATTCATTATCAAGATTGAGCGCGGAACTTTTGAACAGATTTACAAAGTGCCCGAAATTGACTTAACTGATGGCGTAAACAGTGTATTTGAAATACTGGACGAGGCGTTTTTGAAGACCGTAGGTGAGCGTTTCCAGGCCATGCATAAGGATTTTAAGGATACTTATTTTAGGTATAATTATTAGACAAATCATCCCTTTTTTGTCATTGCGAGGAGGAACGACGTGGCAATCGTTGCTACACCGATCGAATAAACATTGGCGACGAGATTGCCACGCTATCGCTCGCAATGACAAATGCGTAGAGTAAAATCTGCGACCTGTCCTGTAGGGTGCCGAAACAAGTTCGGCATGACGGGTGTAGAGCATTTTCGGCCAAAATTTTGTCACTAAGAAGGACTTTCAGGTCATTTTTAGTGGAACAGGGCACGAATCAAAAAGCATATCTTTTAATGATATAATAAATTGAATATCAAATAAATATAAATATAATTATACCACTTGGTACAATACCGACTTTTAAGTTTGTAATATGGAACATGTGGAACGTTCCACCCTTATAAATAACAAGAAAGGCTGCTCAAATTGAGCAGCCTTTCTTGTTATTTGTAAGATCAGGTCTTGTTTCCTGTCTCTTGCTTATTGTCTCTAATAACTAAGCTTTAAAGTGATTAATGATCAACGTAGCTAACTCAACACCAATACGCTCCTGAGCTTCGTTGGTAGAAGCACCGATGTGAGGGGTTAAAGAGATTTTAGGATGAGCTAAGATCTCTGCTCTTGGTGTAGGTTCATTATCAAATACATCAAGACCGGCAAATGAGATCTGACCGCTGTTTAAGGCATCAACCAAAGCCAGCTCGTCAATTAATCCGCCACGTGAACAGTTGATTACACCTGCGCCTTTTTTCATTTTAGCGAAGGTTTCGGCATCAAGGATTGGTTTTTCGATAAACGGAGTGTGCAGGGTTACGAAATCACTTTGTGCAATGATCTCTTCCTGGGTTGCTTTTTTAACAGAAGCTTTAACAACGTTACCACCGCCTAATTCTAATTCCAGCTCAGTATCAAAGTCGTAAACATCAAACGCCAATACATCCATACCAACACCTAAAGCAATTTTAGCTACCGCTTTTCCGATACGGCCAAAACCAAGGATACCCAAAGTTTTGCCACGTAACTCAGCACCTTTAGCATAAGACTTTTTCAGGTCGTTAAATTTGGTACCGCCTTCAACCGGCATTTTACGGTTGCTGTCTTGCAGAAAACGTGCACCTGTAAACAGGTGGCCGAATACCAATTCAGCAACAGAGTTTGAAGAAGAAGCCGGAGTATTATAAGTTGGGATACCTTTTTCTTTAGCGTACTCAACGTCAATATTATCAACGCCAACGCCGCCACGGCCAATCATTTTTAAATTAGGGCAGGCATCAATTAATGCTTTACGCACTTTAGTTGCACTGCGAACTGTAATACCATCATAAGCCTGTAGTTTAACAGGTAACTCATCCTGTGGGATAGTATTTGTGTCAACCTCGAAGCCTGCTTCTTCAAGCATTTTTTTGCCTATCGGGTCTATGCCATCATTGGCTAATATTTTGATCATTTCGTTATCTTTGAATGGGTTTCTAAAGTTGATTAGGTTGATTGAGCTGGATTAGGTTGATTAAAACCTATCAACTACTCACACAATCAACCACGCAACTAATTACTTATTTTTCTCAGCAAACTCCTGCATGGCATCAATCAGCACGTGTACGCTGGTAATTGGCAATGCGTTATAAATTGATGCACGGAAACCGCCCACGCTACGGTGGCCTTTAATACCTACGATACCTTTTTCATCGCAGAATTTAAGGAATGGTTTTTCGTGCTCCGGGTTTTCTACCACAAAACAAACGTTCATTTTAGAACGGTCTTCCGGTACGCAAACACCTTTAAATAATGGGTTACGGTCAATCTCAGCATATAATGCAGCAGCTTTGGCATCGTTCTCTTTTTCGATAGCTTCTACACCACCTTTAGCTTTTAACCAGCGCAGGGTAAGCATAGATACCAGGATAGCAAATACAGGAGGCGTATTGTACATTGAGCCACCTTCAATCTGCGTCTGATAGTTAAACATAGCCGGGATCTTGCGATCTGCTTTGCCTAAAATCTCATCCTTAACAATTACTAAAGTAACACCTGCAGGGCCCATGTTTTTCTGAGCACCGGCATAGATGATACCGAAATCGGCCACATTAACTTTACGGCTGAAGATATCTGAAGACATATCACAAACAACCGGAACAGATGATGCCGGGAACTCGTGCAATTGCGTACCGTAAATAGTATTATTTGAAGTTAAATGCAAATAAGCAGCATCAGATGGTACGGTAAAATCTTTAGGGATATAAGTAAAGTTGCTTTCTTTAGAAGTAGCAATAACCTCTACACCACCAAAGTATTTGGCTTCTTTCAACGCCTTGTTTGCCCACACGCCCGACTCTACATAAGCAGCTTTACCAGTTTCTGGTAGCAGGTTATAAGGCACCAAAGCAAACTGTGTGC
Coding sequences within:
- a CDS encoding DUF4442 domain-containing protein; translated protein: MAITASLLKWGLRFYPPLLFQRIWVVNISKDFKSTTVKVNKSLFNINYNQAIFGGTLFCAADPFHPIMMHQVLINKGYKVIVWSKSAQINFLKPGSTDLRFTATLTDDDIAEAENIINTEGKYTRIFNIEFYNKVGEVCVTVNNEVYIRNLNFTEKPA
- a CDS encoding GNAT family N-acetyltransferase — protein: MVTDELINNCIQNGYSISTDKQLLDVDSVYYLLVNESYWAKGMPEDVFKRAVDNSICFGIYKDNVTVGFARVISDKATFAYICDVFISEEHRGHGLGKWLIHTIKSYPELQGLRRWSLATKDAHSLYEQFGFVPLADPNTWMEIKTPYITP
- a CDS encoding helix-turn-helix domain-containing protein, giving the protein MNIKRLILEGETVTQDFKKTITSCEKIAKTMVSFANNKGGRLLIGVADDGTIKGVKDEEEERYMITKAAHFFAKPALEPNFEEVYVDDKLVLIVEIPESDLKPHYALGDDGKWWVYVRVKDKSVLASKIVVDVLKRSNDDKGVLIEYSTKEKALLEYLETHDRITVKEYCTLLNLSRRRAQRIMVDLVLSGVIRVHTTEKEEFYTAA
- a CDS encoding MATE family efflux transporter is translated as MQQFLAKYKPHYRDNLKLAIPVVISQLGHILVQTSDSIIVGHFAGTVALAAVSLVNAMFMIVMVIGLGMSYALTPLIAQQNGKQDFHECGKLLANSLLVNIISSVILFLLIYFGAVLMLNHLDQSADVIAQAKPFLLLLGISVIPMMLFTTFKQFAEGLGFTKQAMKISIWGNVLNIILGITFVKGLFGIHPMGIRGVGYSTLIDRTMMAIIMSFYVLRSARFKAYLKGFILESISKSRIKQLIKIGAPVAMQYTFEVSAFGGAAIIIGTMGAVPQAAHQIALNMASITYMMASGVSAAAAIKSGNFFGGKRFDDLRHSAIASYHVVLVFMSITALIFTIFHNWLPWIYTSDENVIAIAAQLLILAAIFQLFDGAQVIGLGVLRGMGDVNVPTLITFLAYWVLGIPVGYVLGVHFHLGVMGVWYGLVLGLLTASVLLYLRFSNISKKHAYTHTA
- a CDS encoding histone deacetylase produces the protein MLKIAFDPIYAHPLPEAHRFPMLKYELIPGQLLHEGIISQENLFSPDPVSEEIVLWTHEQTYWEQLRDLTLSPKDQRRTGFPLSARLVERELRIAQGTIDGCHYAFEYGIAFNIAGGTHHAGSNWGEGFCLLNDQAIAANYLLKKGLAQSILIVDLDVHQGNGTTQIFEHNPAVFTFSMHGDKNFPFRKERSDLDIPLPDDTGDEEFLEILTKTLPKLIAQQKPDFIFYLAGVDILATDKLGKLKVSKEACKARDQFVLEQCKLNNIPVQVSMGGGYSTDIKDIVEAHCNTYRVAIDLYF
- the kynU gene encoding kynureninase, which produces MNFENSQAFAQSLDANDQFHSFRDEFHIPQHEGNNAIYLCGNSLGLQPKSTESVIANQLAAWRNLGVEGWFEGNEPWLQYHKQLISPLAKIVGAQENEIAVMNSLTVNLHLLMVSFYKPAGKRYKILMEAGAFPSDQYAVESQVKFHGFDPSDAVIELFPREGEYILRTDDILAQIEANADEIALVLFAGINYYTGQLFDLKAIAEAGHKAGAYVGFDLAHAAGNVPLKLHEWGADFACWCSYKYMNSGPGGISGIFVHEKHHNDDTLDRFAGWWGYRLDTRFKMTQGFQPEIGAEGWQVSTSPILLMASLNASLQLFEKAGSIEALNKKSIQLTAYLEYLINEVNKEIGYEHFKIITPANQQERGSQLSIICKSDGKAIFDYLVSNGVIGDWREPDVIRISPVPLYNSFEDVYQAAKYLLEAVKQVVKQ
- a CDS encoding pyridoxamine 5'-phosphate oxidase family protein: MEYEYELKRLEGIERLRGMIDKIKTAMFTTYSATEGFHSRPMGTAQLDVEGNLWFFTNQFSTKMAEISIENKVLVTYADTERNSYITITGHVYVSDDRAKIQELWSPVLNFFFPLGLDDPKLALIRIDTEHAEYWDTSRSEIVILFKRIEAAIKGKKFERDEHNEVDL
- a CDS encoding DNA-3-methyladenine glycosylase; this encodes MKLPESYYLDTDVVKLSRDLIGKYLFSRLDGVVTGGYIVETEAYNGVIDKASHAYGNRLTPRTQTMFMQGGVAYVYLCYGIHEMLNIVTSVEGQPHAILIRAINPTIGLDIMQYRRNMAVIKPNITMGPGSVAKALGVSRKINGISLQSDTLWLEDQGLTFTDDEVAAMPRVGVDYAGDDALLPYRFYVKGNNYVSKPNR
- a CDS encoding alpha/beta fold hydrolase, with protein sequence MDKIYLISGLGADYRLFKHIELPGYEVVHIHWIEPESSDTLTTYAGKLVAEYGVQPNAIVMGDSLGGMLTIEIAKQVKLRKAILISSIKTSDEAPWYFSFFRNFPVYKLIPGKFFTSLGVLIKPVFGTMSKEDGAMFGSMLENSSPTFISWAMHAVLNWESKTLVPNVYNITGNKDMVFNYKKIKDATIIDGGTHIMVFDKAQQINQLLKEILQK
- a CDS encoding GAF domain-containing protein; the encoded protein is MAEDLKIIDTTDKAEQYQSLIPQIEGLLYGETDLVANLANVAAALKEQFKWFWVGFYLVKNGELVLGPFQGPVACTRIAKGKGVCGAAWEQAKTLVVPDVDAFPGHIACSSLSRSEIVLPLFNNGEVWAVLDVDSEELDQFDETDAKYLEQIVKLVAFNG
- a CDS encoding DUF3291 domain-containing protein gives rise to the protein MLTSITIIRYRKPLIPIALLAMAIHRLPLSLRKGCTFWKLLGSGRNGTFDLKPDWQQWGLLAVWKSREDFDQFQKKSFITGWWKLFAQEGWTILLDPIQSHGKWDGKQPFGNGNNADYNGPVAVLTRATIRTRRLKNFWSNVDEVANIMATAKGYVTSIGIGEAPIYRQATFSIWESVDDVKAFAYRSREHAEVIKKTRSEDWYSEELFARFRPIESFGTLHDADPLKGLLNFVEQ
- a CDS encoding D-2-hydroxyacid dehydrogenase, which translates into the protein MIKILANDGIDPIGKKMLEEAGFEVDTNTIPQDELPVKLQAYDGITVRSATKVRKALIDACPNLKMIGRGGVGVDNIDVEYAKEKGIPTYNTPASSSNSVAELVFGHLFTGARFLQDSNRKMPVEGGTKFNDLKKSYAKGAELRGKTLGILGFGRIGKAVAKIALGVGMDVLAFDVYDFDTELELELGGGNVVKASVKKATQEEIIAQSDFVTLHTPFIEKPILDAETFAKMKKGAGVINCSRGGLIDELALVDALNSGQISFAGLDVFDNEPTPRAEILAHPKISLTPHIGASTNEAQERIGVELATLIINHFKA